Proteins from a genomic interval of Procambarus clarkii isolate CNS0578487 chromosome 45, FALCON_Pclarkii_2.0, whole genome shotgun sequence:
- the LOC138350362 gene encoding uncharacterized protein, giving the protein MAESENKYIVVEDEEGELSIIHIKWMFSASDGSNVGYWPRENQSSKAKRGEIPDPSKWRRFNISKIYSIDSTWELALKHLKKAEETSNMESDTDTSYHHRAVKYRRIPNDVDRDSEDSPPRKVTVSMPRKTAECKLTLDEHQNNMIQESGNLI; this is encoded by the exons ATGGCTGAATCTGAAAATAAATACATCGTTGTGGAAGATGAAGAAGGAGAATTGTCAATCATCCATATCAAATGGATGTTTAGTGCATCTGAT GGATCAAACGTGGGCTATTGGCCACGTGAAAACCAATCATCGAAAGCCAAAAGAGGAGAAATACCAGACCCATCGAAATGGAGACGTTTCAACATCAGCAAGATTTATTCCATTGATA GTACTTGGGAACTTGCCCTAAAACACCTTAAAAAGGCAGAAGAAACGTCAAATATGGAAAGTGACACAGACACAAGTTATCACCATAGGGCAGTAAAATACAGAAGAATACCAAATGATGTGGATAGAG ACAGTGAAGATTCACCACCAAGAAAAGTAACTGTTTCCATGCCCCGAAAGACTGCCGAGTGTAAGCTGACTCTAGATGAACATCAAAATAATATGATACAGGAATCaggtaatttaatttaa